DNA sequence from the Spodoptera frugiperda isolate SF20-4 chromosome 15, AGI-APGP_CSIRO_Sfru_2.0, whole genome shotgun sequence genome:
TTGGAAGAAGTGACAGAAGTCCAGCGCGACCAAATAATATAACTGAGTCGCCTCTAGCTAAGAGCCCAACTCTGACAAACACCATGTAGTAACAGGTAAATAAGATTGTTTGACGCTTATTACCTAATCCTAGGACATATCTTGTGaaataattagaatttgtaaccagtgtacacacacacacagtcaCAAACACAATACGTTCCGAAATAGCGTGAGACTATCCGGAGCATTGACGAATTAATGTCATCAACACTAAACATTTATCATTCGAAGATCCCAATCATTATTCACAATGTGAAAGATTGATTACATTATGTGCCAATCTTGTGCCACTGCATTTTTCTTATCAAACATATTGAAAATTtatgattaaattgtttattataattatgctaataaaaataaatcacattattatggaaaaaactcatatttattcatttaaaaagcTATTTTTGGTTCGACAAATCATGTCACAACtttaacagttatttttaatatgctTGAATATAAAATTGAACCAGTTACTGATGTTTGAAGAATAAATATCGCAaatgtataagtttttattCGTACACTAAACTTATTGCACATACTATTGAGTTTAACCATCAACTGATTAAAAGAAGGGCTAGCGTTTATTTCCAACCCATTACCATAGTCGGAGTGTTGTGAAGGTTCGCCACCTGATCCGTTCCCCAAAATATAGTTAATTCAAACAAAGCTTGACAACGTGTGCTTTCATAATTTTACTAAACGTTTTATAGTAAAACATAATTAGGTTATTAAAAAAGCAATTGTATCCTCTCGTtgttggagctgcggactacctagtggttaccccgggtttaccggggctccggctcaaaaagcaggagaaggaacggggtgatttttagtcagtaagagtctgacactccctctcgcctcaccaaaggcggtagaagtcataggatgattttcccccctcaaataAAAATCCTCTCATTGTATACAGGCAGATACCTACCAGATAGGAGATCACTACTTACTCCTCCAAGCTCCAATCCGTTCGAACAGGTAAACTAAATATGGACTAGAATGACCCTGCGGTGGTTCAGGGTAATTCGTTATTTTATtcgttaaatattgttttataatttatttatttatttatttatttatttatttatttaggtcaaCCAACAACTGTTTACACTGAACATTTCTAACTTAATGGCTAGGGTGACATTGATAAGTGCAACAATTACTTAAAGGTTAACACCTCATGCACAAAAACGGATTTATaacatacaacaaaaaaagtgtataattatttagaaaacaataaaaatcaaaattaccaattacatatataagtatcataaaaatattcatttggaaattaaattgattaaattgaataaattatgattaattcattaaattacattaataaataaaattataacaatttagaaaacaataaaaatcaaaattaccaattacatatataagtatcataaaaaatattcatttggaaattaaattgaataaattatgattaatttattaaattacattaataaataaaattataacaatttagaaatacgattaaattaaaatatataaactgaaaaaaacttaaaataaaataaaataaaaattaaattaaattaaaattaagtcacgtataaaattgaaatttacaATGGATTATTCACAAAATGtcgtatgaatttatttatattatcttgGTGGACATCTACCAAGTCGCTGCGGCTATTGAGTATTTTGGACAATCTAGGTATTgaaaacaattcttaaattcttaaaagTCAAAAGGTTCACGTACttaagtctaaaaataaaaaaaacgcaGATGATTAAACTTGCAAATGGGACAAAAATGGGCTGACGGTCTTACTAGTGTTAACTTAGTAGGTAGTAAttcgataggaaatgccgggcACATCCGGgcagttatttaagagattgacgtgtaagagttacattgtaacctatttgcaaaaataaatatcatttatcatcatgGCACCGATTTCTAAACTATCagtgggtagacacaggcagtacAATGATAGTACcgtatttttttggtttttgtcggttttttaaaacgttgttttataataattctacCAATCATGCCTTTTCGTTGGATCCCCAAAATGAATAAAGTTGGGAAATAGATATAATATCGTATGATCATCAAAATTAAGAGAATTAAATATATTCGTTTATGTGTCTGTTATGCAAAAGCGAAGTGGCGCCGGACGCAGCGAGCAGCGCGGTGCCTCTGGGGGCGGTGgggggcggcgggggcgcgggggcgcgggatGTTGCTGCCGGCGCTGGCGGCGCTGTGCTGTCTCTGCGTGGCGGGCGGTGAGTACTCACTCCGGCCATTGGAGCTCCGCTGGTGTTGCGAGTGGAAACATTGGCAGCgtcgattgcataccatcataAGACCAGTGCTTATTagttataaaatacacaatatttattatcccacataataatcataataatttaatattcatattaaggatgggaccgttgacatatgtcgggcatgtcatagtcctggtgaatccataagacatataatttctggttgtggtcgtttggctaatggtgaatatttgcatagacataatcaggtggccaagattatccaccagcaacttgctttgcactatcaAGTTGTTGAGTTTGGTAgtactacaagtatgtgcccgatccagttctaAAAAATGGCCATATCACGTTGAACTGGGATCGATATATCATCattgacaggactattgtagccaataaacctgatatagtggtgatagatcggcaagcgcgccgcacgatgataatcgatatcaccattcctcatgacgagaacctcgtgaaagctgaaaaagataaacaaataaaatatcttgacttggctcacgaggttgtcgacatgtggagtgtggattcggctattattgtgccgatagtcgtgtcggccaacggattaatacccaacagcctcgacaatcaccttaggaggctaGGGTTGGGCGGATGAATCAAGGGCCTGATgtagaaggcagtactcctcgaaacggcacgtattgtgaggaggtttctgtctctggagccctaaccaccggtggcttggaccatgctcccgctactggtcgactcctatttttatatttttaaatattattttattttgtatgttgtagtatttaaaaaggtaaatttagaaaattttagaaaatatagagaaaaataataatttattatttgtttaacatagGCATAGATAACAATGACTTGACCTTGTCAGTAAATTTACATAGGTCGCTATGTTATGCCAGTAGGCGTACAACTATTGGTGGCAGCTTGAAATCATGCGAGAAGTtaaaaacagtaatttattttattttattttatgtaaagacCACTTAAATGTAAAGACATAAACGCAGCGCTTAGCTACGCTCATAACAATGAGAAATATAAAACTTCGTGTAAGTAGAAACGGCGAACTGGCACCAACATACGAATTATATATTTGAGGAGCACTCAGTGAGCCGGCGGCGACGGCACAACTTGCACAGTGCCGGCTGCCGGCCGGCCCGTCGCCGGCTGCCTTCTATCGCAGTCGATAGCTGCCGTTTGCTGCGGAACGACTCTTTGTAGGTCAAACGGTTTCAAAAGTAAAGTTTTGCTGTTCTACTCTTAAGTAGCTTCAAGttgtatatttacttatttgccCTCTAGTCTTTaaaaagtagaaataaaaagtaggtaccaCGTTTTGTCATGGATTGAAATGGATCAACCGCACAATGAcaaaagattataataatatgatacaaTTCAGGCTGCGCTCGCTGTCATTGTAGCGGTGAGTCCcttctttgaggagtggcttgagagtaCCGCCTAACACAGATGCTTACCAGACCGCGGGCTCCGGGGCAGGTGTATTGGAGGAcgcggtgccccttacaggtgctgaaggtggccaccggggtggttttagtgagttGAAAATCCCTCACTCGTCTTGCCACTCAAAAATAGAGttagttttaaagtaattgaagtGGAATTACtgttgtggcgacacatgacggATGGTAGATAACGGAAGTCACACATAGACGCTCGACAAGCAAACCAACGGATGGCGTCATAAATCTTACATCACGAAgcttacatgcgaataaacggggatagaaaatctcaacaactgttgggcagaaaACCCGCCAGGAACCTCATCTGGTCGGAGGATCTTCCTTTTCTTAGgtaactttactctctgtttcctaaacAGTCCTTAAACGACAGCTGCTTACTGTGTTCTCGACCACATAGAGTGAATCATAAGTGACCGTGTCGTGTGGTGGTAGTGGTGCGCGGGGAGCTGGGGATGCTGGCGCCGGCGCTAGTGCAGGAGCCGGCGCCGCGCGTACTGTACGCAGCGCGCGCCGGCACCGCGCTGCACTGCGGCGCGCGCGGGGACCCTCCGCCGCGCGTCTCCTGGCTGGCGGATGACGGCTCCGTCCTGCACGAGCAGCCCGGCCTCAGGTACACaccgaaaataaattattataatttaatatttatacgaGTTACTTAGAAATAATCATCAGCGCCGCGCGTCAATATTGTACTCCCTGTGACTATACATACGGTATGCGGTGGGTCTTTGCAATGGTTTAATATTTGGTCGTTTCTTTCTTTCTCCATATATACTTACATAgctacttacatatttattacattaaattatccTTAAGTCAGAATTTTCTGTACTTGTTAGAAATAGTTGTTGATTAAACTAGTATACCAATAGCTTACAATATGTATCTTGAAGTTGTTGTCTTTGCTAAACACACAGAAGAATATACAGTAATGGAACGCTGGAGATGTTGCCGTCGAGCGCGTACGAGGTGACGTCGAGCACGGTGCGGTGCCGCGCCGCCAACGTGCACGGCACGGCAGTCTCACGTGACGTCACACTCGTCCCAGGTACTACGCTGTGCGGTCGCCGCGTGTCGCGTGTTGCCAGAGTGGTTGATGAGTGGATGGCAGCTAGTGACGCAACCGACTACAGTTCCAGACGAGAGTTGGGAGGCGGTGGCGAATGCGGGCGCGGCGACGGCAGGCGGCGTGGCCGCCGTGACGTGCGGCAGCGCGGGGGCGCGGGACCCGGAGCACGTGCGCGCCGCGCTCTGGTACCACGGCGACACCGTGCTGCACCTCGACCCGCCTTCGCAAGGTCATacaattaaatgtttctttagtagttaacttaaaattttattttattgtgtttgggAGAATACTTCCcaccatttaatttatttaaaaaaatacagccTGTTAATTActaatggtgatatattatatcgTGAGGATATTACTAATTTCGTACAGTAGCAATAACACTATGAAATGATACCGTCGCTTCAGCTACTATAACAACGCgatttttcacaaaatattttttttacgcaATAACGTTGAAAAATATGACAGTCTCAATTTTCACTGCTAAACCTAAGCTCCCAAAGAACCCTTTATGTGATATGGTTATAATAACAGGTTCGCGGTACCTAGTGGCGGGCAACACACTGCTGATCCGAGACGTGAGCCCCAGCGACGCCGGCGCGTACAGCTGCCTCGCGCGGCACGCCGTCACCGGCGCCAcgcggcgcgcgcgccccgCGCTGCTGGCCGTCACAGGTGAGTGCGCGCTGCACTGCGAGCCGCGCGCCGCCGGCTCCCTCACTGACGTGTCTGTGTGTGCAGCGGGCGGCGCCAGCTCCGCGCCGCGGCTGCTGGCGACGGGCGGCGAGCTCAGCGTGCAGGCCGGCCACCCGGTGTGTCTGCCTTGCGTCGCGTCTGACCATCCTCCACCACAATACACGTAATTTTCTACTATTATCCGATATCATTCTTAGCCGATCCTTGAAACACTGTTATATTATTCCATTCAATTTTCTCATGCTATCATTGAGTTATACAGTTGTGTACGTGTAGTGTACAACACACACAGGTGGTACCGCGAGCGGGAGGGCCGGCTGCAGCCCGTGCCGGCGGCGGCCGAGGGCTGGGCgtgggcgggcggcgcggcgcagTGCGTGCGGCGCGCCGCGCTGGCCGCGGCCGGCCTCTGGATCTGCAAGGCGTACAACGTGTTCGGGGACGCCACCGCGCACACCACGCTGCACGTGCACGATGACTCGCTCAGCGTCGTCGTCGCGCCCACCGTGCTGGTAACTTACAATGTTTcagatacatttatttattaaaggcaTATCTAATAAAACGCTAGGATGGTTTGCAATCAACTGAACTTTTATTTGAATCGGTTCAATACATATAATCGTACAGTCATTCATATATATTAGAAATGAATGATAATAGATGGCGCTAGCAGTAAGGGActagaatattttgttaatatttataacaatatcaaCAGTATACATGTTATACACTTGCTATAACATAGCTGCAGTACaaaaaaaaccatttcaataatattagaATAGACAGCAAAAatgtgtaacaaaaacaaaaaagaaaaaatgcaaaaaatgtaatttcaataaatctattaaaatcttaatgtttttatcaatttattctAACATCCTTGAAATGTTTAAGTCGCAGAGTGTCTCGGGACTCTGCGTGGCACCAACAATTTACTAGCTCATTGCAATCCACATTACTAATGATGATTTTGAGTAGGAAAGTTAAGTCATgcattttgaaattttgaaatatgTCTCTACATCTAGACACGTCGATGCCCGGGACCCGAATCCACTGTTAACCTATCGACTTTCTCTACAAAGTAGGTTAGCCATAATATCCAAGCTTGCCAGGCGAGTTAGAAACCATGtcttaaaaggttcaggtttagtCGGTAAAGGATCTTTGTTACATGTCATATCTACGTAGGCTACGACAATGATGTACAGACagatgttttatgttttaaaggATGTAGAGTCTAgagtaatttgtattttgttttctctCTTTGTAAAAGTACGTAACTCTGCATCAGGCAAACGAAATCTACAATCGTGTAAACAAACCATACGAACACGATCGACCTGGCCGACACGTAATGCTACATGAGTgcacgcacacacgcacacacgcgcAGGTCGCGGACGCCGGCAGCACGGCGCGCTTCAACTGCAGCGCGTCCGACCCGCGCGCCTCGCTGGCCTGGCTGCACAACGGCGCCCCGGTCGGCGCGGCcgggggcgcggcgggggcgcggccggGGGCGCGGTGCTAGTGCTGCGCGGCGTGGCGCGCGCGCACCGCGGCGTCTACCAGTGCGTGGCGCGCCGCGCCTCACACTCCGCGCAAGCTGCGGCCGAGCTGCGCCTCGGAGGCAAGTCATTCTAGATATTGCCTTATGAATCAATGtattatatctttttattaACGGCACCCTACTCAAATAGATATGCTTAGAGGACAGTCGCCAAATTTCCGACCGCTAATGAACCATGTAAATGATAATGATCGTGACGAGTCAGCGTTTCAAAATAACGCTAATTTACAAACATGACAACACCAAACATAGTCGGGCGTTAAGGACATGGGTCTTCTAGCTTTATTGTcagatagactgacagactaatTAGTAGTAGAGTAGTAGAGTGGTAGagtattcattattttgttaacgattcaaaagtaaattattattattatagtaagtCCACCTAATTACAAATGCTGATACAATTATCAATGtatacataaagtgtaaaacaAGATGTATGCGCAGAGTCTGCGCCGGAGCTGCAGTACACGTTCATCGAGCAGGCGCTGCGCGCGGGCGGCGCCGTGTCGCTGCgctgcgccgccgccgccgcgcccccgccgcgctTCCAGTGGCTGCTGGACGACGTGCCGCTCGACCACTACCGCGCGCACCACAGGTCGCGTCTCCACGCATGGGCCAATATTCGTTACATCACTTACACCTGTTGGAACCTCTTtaacatgttaaaaataatcatctCTAGTGTAATTGCCCCACTTGACCACATGACTTGTGAAGGATTATTGTTCTGTGGTGCATTCGACATTTGTCTATTGTTGTTAACCGGCAACAATGGCTGAGCAGGTACTTCATCAACGAGGAGACGTCGGTGGCGGGCGACGTGGTGTCCACGCTGAACATGAGCGCGGTGGGCGCGGCGGACGGCGGGCGCTACACGTGCCGCGCGCACAACGCGCTCGGGCACGCGCAGCACTCCGCGCGCCTCAACGTATACGGTACCGCGCACGCAATCACTATACTCATCATCTAATAATATTGAGAAGGACTGAAGTTCAGTGAATTTAATATGTTTACTTCGCACGTGTTTGCTATCCGCAGGTCCTCCATCAATCCGCGCGCTCGGCCCCGTGCGAGTGGTCGCCGGCGCCAACGCCACTATCTACTGCCCCTACGCTGGATATCCGATCAGGTCCATAGAGGTGCATTTTGATAAGATGATTCCTctctaatatattattatatttgtatttaagtgCCTGTACTGTATTTTTGTTATCTGACAACGGTTCGTTACCTGTACGGTACATGCAAATAATTCCTCCGATGACGGACGAGTAGATCCGCTCGTGTCGTAGGAGGCGTTAACTTTATCTTTCATACAACCAAGTTCTAACAATAACCAACacgacaaataaaaaatattaattagtttggTGATCCATTTTTGGGGTTCCGTACCCAAAGGGTAAAAACTGTCCAACTATCACGGTTCATGAGATACAGCTTGATGACAGACAAACGGATGGACTGCAGAGTCTTATTAATAGGATTATTGTTTTTACTATTTAGGTGCGGAACTCTAAAAAAAACTTTCCACAATTCCTATGAGaacttttaaaagaaaacgaGACACGGGCAGTATTACAATATTGCTAGTGATATCAGTCGCTCGCCAGTGCAGTAGCGGGTAGTGAGGTGAGGCTTGCAATGTGCAGCTCGATATCGTGGTGGCGGCGCGGCGCCAGCGTGGCGCTGGGGGGCGCCGGCCGCGTCAGCGCCCGCGGCGCCGAGCTGCGCCTGGCGCCCGCGCTGCCGGCCGACGCGGGCCACTACGCATGCGCCGTAGCCGCGCCCACGGGGCCCGCAGCGCGCCGCGATGTCGAAATACAAGTCCGCAGTCAGTACATTACACGATGCTAACGTTTCACTTTTTTCCAAATTACTACCAGCAGGTGTTCCCCAtggtacatatgtacatacacgacgagctacaagtgcgttgctggctttttgcaGGTTAAAGATTTCACTTCACTCCACTCAGGTCAAACCGGTCCATGGCTCTCCCATTGAAATAAAGATACACTCCACTTTGTCTCCGAGTATGTGGCACGCAATAGAAGATGACCAAAAGATACATCACTAGTCTATGGTCTTAAACTATAGTATAATGCTAAGTGCTATATTTCACTTGTAGATCCGCCCAAAATCTCCCCATTCATGTTCTCTTCGGAGCTGACGGAGGGCAGCTCGGTGCAGGTACTGTGCGGGGTGTCGTCGGGAGATAAGCCCATGTACTTCACGTGGCTAAAGGACGGCGCGCCGCTGCCAGCCAACCTGCAGGTACTCGACGCTTCGTTGGCGTTATATTTGAGTTAGTGTAGACATGCGGGGCAGTGACGATAGCGCCATTGTTCAGATAGAAGAGAAGAACCTGAATGAGTTCTCGCTGCTGATGTTCTCGGAGCTGACGGCGCGCCACAGCGGCGAGTACACGTGCCGCGTGTCCAACCACGCCGCCGTCGTCAACTACACCGCCACGCTCAGCGTCAAGGGTGACATATTcgtttacacacatacatatacatatttgttttgtataacaCTGtccaatgatttatttatttatttgaaatgtttcaTATAGTGGCTCCGACGTGGACGATGGAACCCTCCGACACGGCCGTGCTACTGGGTGCGCCTCTGTCGGTGCGATGCGCTGCGAAAGGTTACCCCGTTCCTTTAATTACGTGGTACAGACGCATCGGTTAGTGAGCCGGCCATATTCAGTTCATATTCTAGTTTCTCGGTGTCGGTTTAATCAAGGGCTATTTGTAGGTGAGGCGAGTTCTTTGGGCGGCGACAGCGGTGACAGCGGCGAGCAGTGGGAGCAAGTGGGCGCGGGGGAGtggggcgcggcgggcggggtGCGCGCGCGCGACGGCTCGCTGGCCGCGGCCGCGGCGCCGCGCGCGCTGCAGGGGCAGTACCGCTGCCTCGCCGACAACGGCGTGGGCCCGCCGCTGCTCAAACACGTCAACATCACCGTACATGGTACACATTCTCATTTCTTACTAGCTTTAAGCGCTGGAATGATTTCAACCTTGTGCATACATGTTGGACCAATACTCCCAACAAACAGGTAACCACTATAGTGGCCACCAGCACACCAACAAACAGGTAACGCAATGCATAATTGCGTAAGTGGCTAGTTGGATGCGATATATGAAGTGAGTACTTTAATCATGGATTTGATAATATACtgactgttttaatttttttagccATGTTTAACAATTAAGACGGCTATTCGCCGCAAATATTTCATGGCGTCATAAGTtggtacctatatattatttcatacaaaaataaaattatagattagtgtaattttgacattttcataaattaagTATCGAGTTTGACTAGTTTTCAACTGCCGTATTGTTGtaaggtaagctaaccaaataaggcctaccttatttttattaccgcctagctcgtaggtttaaaatgacaatgggctgataatttcaaaatcttatatttatttattaaactttgtaataatggaatcaaaatggctttagaaacaaaaattacaattttgtaaacacaaataactaaagtgtcactttggccttattgggaaccctatgtcttaataaggcctcaataaaaactagtaagtattcaacttcttaattataacaaaactttgtcaatgcttataataaatgtaatgagatcttattaattaattttggtcattatacatcgggctaaacgagtttctcatcatgtaatacccaagtaacatctttgaagtcatcggtaccccagcatcagtcaaacgaatgagaataacttcttgttctgtagccaatttaccgaccgacctagctttcgtgtagtggaaacctctctttagatgatgcgtacttctttggatgttatatctggctgcagcagcctaccgggtaaaacagggtgtataaaattcgaagggtgaatagatactatgaagaatttctctatatccattcaccccttttctgtatctattcaccccgtttactcctttctaccattttaacagcgttttccatcttttgcaaaatccattggctttctttttgccAGAAGCTGgcgatccgttttctatgaaattactgaaaaacaactatgccgtaataaggcctacacgtttttttgtaggctttattagggcatggcacataggtaaacaaaacaaagattatatgaaatacaccgatattatagctatttcactaatgtgaggagatggctaaatgtaattgtcatacaaacaaaacacggcacgtcgtatactgataaatagaaaaatactaacagtttacgctactcgaattttataaaaactaaagtgcgctccacgtcgtgattgtttttgtctgtaggttccaacataatcgcggcacgggttgcttgctgtgctcaaattagttaagtaatgtgcatgcacacttctacaaactttggcgaccatttgacatcgggaagagggaaattttcaaaataggctttattggggcatgggccttatttggttaggttactatacaaTATTGCTCCATTCGCACAAGAGCGTAAACAAATTAATGCGCGATTAAAAAaccattttcatattttgaatCAATATACAGGAAAACCGGAACGCTCtcgaaaatatataattttaatcgcttttgttttcgtgttattcaggCAACGCCAGCCTTAAGCAGTTTAAGTataacaactattattacataaaataaacattgaattccttatcTTTCTTTAAATGATACTCATTTTTCACCACCCTATATAGTGTAC
Encoded proteins:
- the LOC126910621 gene encoding cell adhesion molecule DSCAM-like, which translates into the protein MSARNIQVGCKTVEPRADTGRAGSRRRHSRSCSGRAASCRASLLLLEQHRARLLLLRKQSLVLCLQCVVSVTCVHHVAANCWIRSSLTKWRRTQRAARCLWGRWGAAGARGRGMLLPALAALCCLCVAGVVRGELGMLAPALVQEPAPRVLYAARAGTALHCGARGDPPPRVSWLADDGSVLHEQPGLRRIYSNGTLEMLPSSAYEVTSSTVRCRAANVHGTAVSRDVTLVPVPDESWEAVANAGAATAGGVAAVTCGSAGARDPEHVRAALWYHGDTVLHLDPPSQGSRYLVAGNTLLIRDVSPSDAGAYSCLARHAVTGATRRARPALLAVTAGGASSAPRLLATGGELSVQAGHPVCLPCVASDHPPPQYTWYREREGRLQPVPAAAEGWAWAGGAAQCVRRAALAAAGLWICKAYNVFGDATAHTTLHVHDDSLSVVVAPTVLVADAGSTARFNCSASDPRASLAWLHNGAPVGAAGGAAGARPGARC